One Glycine max cultivar Williams 82 chromosome 6, Glycine_max_v4.0, whole genome shotgun sequence DNA segment encodes these proteins:
- the LOC100814551 gene encoding DELLA protein DWARF8, protein MASSSSNGSSSGSKSWDIDGDLAGFGYKVRSSELQHVAENMERLENVMDIVNSSTNNNISQLASDTVFYNPSDIGSWVDTLLSEFDQTASLPYDFSDFLDLDTDQNQNHKPTLVTMEEDSGIRLVHTLMTCADSVQRGDLAFAGSLIENMQGLLAHVNTNIGIGKVAGYFIDALRRRILGQGVFQTLSSSSYPYEDNVLYHHYYEACPYLKFAHFTANQAILEAFNGHDCVHVIDFNLMQGLQWPALIQALALRPGGPPLLRLTGIGPPSSDNRDTLREIGLRLAELARSVNVRFAFRGVAAWRLEDVKPWMLQVNPNEAVAVNSIMQLHRLLASDSDPIGSGIETVLGWIRSLNPKIISVVEQEANHNQDRFLERFTEALHYYSTVFDSLEACPVEPDKALAEMYLQREICNVVSSEGPARVERHEPLAKWRERLEKAGFKPLHLGSNAYKQASMLLTLFSAEGYSVEENQGCLTLGWHSRPLIAASAWQAAPMQDRETLRFEQ, encoded by the coding sequence ATGGCTTCATCTTCCTCCAACGGCAGTTCCAGCGGAAGCAAGAGTTGGGACATCGACGGCGACCTCGCCGGTTTCGGCTACAAAGTCCGTTCATCGGAGCTGCAACACGTGGCAGAAAACATGGAGCGTTTAGAGAACGTGATGGACATTGTGAACTCATCAACCAACAATAACATATCTCAGCTGGCCTCCGATACAGTCTTCTACAACCCCTCCGACATAGGTTCCTGGGTCGACACGCTTCTCTCCGAGTTCGACCAAACGGCGTCGTTGCCCTACGATTTCTCGGATTTTCTCGATCTCGACACGGATCAGAATCAAAACCACAAACCAACGCTGGTAACAATGGAAGAAGACTCAGGGATAAGACTCGTCCACACGCTGATGACCTGTGCGGATTCCGTGCAACGTGGTGACCTCGCATTCGCGGGCTCCCTCATCGAGAACATGCAGGGGCTGTTGGCTCACGTGAACACCAACATCGGAATCGGTAAAGTCGCTGGATATTTCATCGATGCCTTGCGCCGTCGCATCTTAGGGCAAGGCGTGTTTCAAACGTTGTCGTCGTCCTCGTATCCGTACGAGGACAACGTACTCTACCACCACTACTACGAGGCCTGCCCTTACTTGAAGTTCGCGCACTTCACGGCGAATCAGGCTATTTTAGAAGCTTTCAACGGTCATGATTGTGTCCACGTGATTGACTTCAATCTCATGCAGGGGCTCCAGTGGCCCGCGCTGATTCAGGCCCTGGCGCTTCGGCCCGGTGGGCCTCCGTTGTTGAGGCTCACGGGCATTGGGCCTCCCTCATCTGACAACCGCGACACGCTCCGCGAAATCGGGCTCAGGCTCGCTGAGCTGGCGCGGTCGGTTAATGTTAGATTTGCATTTCGTGGCGTGGCGGCGTGGCGGCTCGAAGACGTGAAGCCGTGGATGCTGCAGGTGAATCCGAACGAAGCCGTGGCGGTTAACTCCATCATGCAGTTGCATCGGCTTCTTGCTTCGGACTCCGATCCAATAGGTTCGGGCATCGAAACCGTGCTGGGTTGGATCCGAAGCTTGAACCCGAAGATTATTTCCGTTGTAGAACAGGAAGCGAACCACAACCAGGACCGGTTCTTGGAGCGGTTCACGGAAGCGTTGCATTACTACTCGACCGTTTTTGACTCGCTGGAGGCGTGTCCGGTCGAACCGGACAAGGCACTTGCGGAGATGTACCTGCAAAGGGAGATATGCAACGTGGTGAGCAGCGAGGGACCGGCGCGAGTCGAGAGGCACGAGCCGCTGGCTAAGTGGAGGGAGCGGCTCGAGAAAGCCGGCTTCAAGCCGCTGCATTTGGGGTCAAACGCGTACAAGCAAGCCAGCATGTTGCTGACTCTTTTCTCTGCTGAAGGGTACTCCGTGGAAGAGAATCAAGGATGCTTGACTTTGGGGTGGCATAGCCGCCCTCTCATTGCGGCTTCGGCTTGGCAAGCTGCGCCGATGCAGGACAGGGAAACGCTGCGTTTCGAGCAATGA